The following proteins are co-located in the Chryseobacterium daecheongense genome:
- a CDS encoding M13 family metallopeptidase, whose protein sequence is MKKLTLSLFLLAGICSQNTVNAQAKTTKTVMSTTDKGLDLSLMDKSVRPQDDFYNYVSGTWMKTAKIPADKPTWGSFNKLADDTDNNSMTILNSLLKDKFAEGSEGKKIQDLYATYMNMQKRNADGIKPIQANLSKIDAIKNLADLQNYLISVTKEGENVLYGWGVDADLKDSKMNAIYLGDASLGLGRDYYQKVNEKNTEAIAEYQKYVASMLKELGYKNADEAAKGIVDYEKSIAKTYLTNEQIRDSNLQYNPKTMSELSALVKNVDLPAYLKKVGVNSDKVIIGELGYYKNFDQLVNANNLPVIKDYLKFHLINGSASYLSENLGNMRFAFYGKYLRGQQEQRALNKRGYELINSSLGEAFGKLYVEKYFPAEAKAQMVELIDYLKKSFVVHINNLTWMSSTTKEKALNKLNKFTVKVAYPDKWKDYSKLVITPESKGGTLYQNLQNVSEWQYNKDLAKIGKPVDKTEWGMTPQTVNAYYNPVNNEIVFPAAILQPPFFNPQADAAVNFGGIGAVIGHEMSHGFDDSGAQFDADGNLVDWWTPEDKTNFEKATKALAAQYDKYEPVKGTFVNGTFTNGENIADLGGVNIAYDALQMYLKDKGNPGVISGYTQDQRFFLSWATVWRTLSSEKYMINQVKTDPHSPGYFRSFGPLTNVDAFYKAFDVKQGDKLYKAPQDRIKIW, encoded by the coding sequence ATGAAAAAACTAACGCTTTCTTTGTTTTTACTAGCGGGAATTTGCTCACAGAATACAGTGAATGCTCAGGCTAAAACAACTAAAACAGTAATGAGTACAACGGATAAAGGTTTAGACCTTAGTTTAATGGACAAATCTGTACGTCCACAGGATGATTTTTACAACTACGTGAGTGGAACGTGGATGAAAACGGCCAAAATTCCAGCTGATAAACCAACATGGGGAAGCTTCAATAAACTGGCAGATGATACTGACAATAATTCAATGACGATTTTGAATTCTCTTTTGAAGGATAAATTTGCAGAGGGAAGTGAAGGTAAAAAAATCCAGGATCTGTATGCTACTTATATGAACATGCAGAAGAGAAATGCTGATGGTATCAAACCTATCCAGGCTAACCTTAGTAAAATCGATGCTATTAAGAACCTTGCCGATCTGCAGAATTACCTGATCTCTGTAACTAAAGAAGGAGAGAATGTGTTATACGGATGGGGCGTAGATGCTGACCTTAAGGATTCTAAAATGAATGCGATCTATCTTGGCGATGCATCTCTTGGTTTAGGAAGAGACTATTATCAGAAAGTAAATGAAAAAAATACGGAAGCGATTGCTGAATACCAAAAGTATGTGGCTTCTATGTTAAAAGAATTAGGGTACAAAAATGCTGATGAAGCTGCAAAAGGAATTGTTGATTACGAAAAAAGCATTGCTAAAACTTATCTGACAAACGAGCAGATCCGTGATTCCAATCTTCAGTATAATCCGAAGACGATGTCTGAACTTTCTGCTTTAGTAAAAAATGTTGATCTACCGGCTTACCTTAAAAAAGTTGGAGTAAATTCAGATAAAGTAATCATTGGAGAACTGGGTTATTATAAAAACTTCGACCAATTGGTAAATGCTAATAATCTTCCGGTTATCAAGGATTATCTGAAATTCCACCTGATCAACGGAAGCGCATCTTATCTGAGTGAAAACCTTGGGAACATGAGATTTGCTTTCTATGGAAAATACCTTAGAGGTCAGCAGGAACAGAGAGCTTTAAACAAAAGAGGATATGAGCTGATCAACAGTTCTCTGGGCGAAGCTTTCGGTAAATTATATGTTGAGAAATATTTCCCGGCTGAAGCTAAAGCTCAGATGGTTGAATTGATCGATTATTTAAAGAAAAGCTTTGTGGTTCACATCAACAATTTAACATGGATGTCTTCTACAACAAAAGAAAAAGCATTAAACAAGCTTAATAAATTCACTGTAAAAGTTGCTTATCCGGATAAATGGAAAGATTATTCCAAATTGGTTATCACTCCAGAATCAAAAGGAGGTACTTTATACCAAAACCTTCAGAATGTTTCAGAATGGCAGTATAATAAAGATTTAGCTAAAATTGGAAAACCGGTTGATAAAACTGAATGGGGAATGACTCCACAAACGGTAAATGCATATTATAATCCGGTAAATAACGAGATTGTATTCCCTGCAGCTATTCTTCAGCCGCCGTTTTTTAATCCTCAGGCTGATGCTGCTGTGAACTTCGGTGGAATCGGAGCTGTTATCGGTCATGAAATGAGCCACGGATTTGATGATTCAGGAGCTCAGTTTGATGCAGACGGAAACCTGGTAGACTGGTGGACGCCTGAAGATAAAACGAACTTTGAAAAAGCAACAAAAGCCCTTGCTGCCCAATATGATAAATATGAGCCGGTAAAAGGAACTTTCGTAAACGGAACCTTTACAAATGGTGAAAATATCGCAGATTTAGGAGGTGTAAATATCGCTTATGATGCATTACAAATGTATTTGAAAGATAAAGGAAATCCTGGAGTGATTAGCGGATACACACAGGATCAAAGATTCTTCTTAAGCTGGGCAACGGTGTGGAGAACATTATCAAGTGAAAAGTACATGATCAATCAGGTGAAAACAGACCCGCATTCTCCTGGTTATTTCAGAAGCTTCGGTCCGTTAACGAACGTTGACGCATTCTATAAAGCATTTGATGTAAAACAGGGAGACAAACTGTATAAAGCTCCTCAGGACAGAATCAAAATCTGGTAA
- a CDS encoding glycosyltransferase, whose amino-acid sequence MENSKQVFQTTNKKRWRNVQWGSRIFIFVGILLFLALALMMKLDKSPKIPFHEDYKTVITAGKPYLQENRISKEYKGFRSFISEKTIRTNVSKIEEAKAERLKNQNRNWAQFPGGIRSAFYVAWDPQSLMSLKRNVKHINLVFPEWFFLDPKTGDLKTNIDPEGYKVIKRTGVAAMPILSNNSDREFRAEGLAKVLNDPLRRTKLIRKLAEECVKFHFKGINIDFEDMNLDSDENLIAFMKELSDNFKQNKLLVTMDIMTDNDDYNIQKLNPYVDYFVLMAYDEYSASGDAGPISSQKWIEAQTGKILKKTTANKIILGLGAYGYDWSSNPDDNISVSYMQAITKASASKSVINFDDNTFNLNYSYTDFKNNTHTVFFNDAASIFNTMRFSSEYPLAGTALWRLGSEDSRIWNFYDKDLTFAGLPKLDLKKLENVKGQTMVDYIGDGEVLDVLNTPHDGKIALETDPKEKIITDENYITYPSSYEVKKYGWAPQKELVLTFDDGPDETYTPQVLDILSKYHVPAAFFLIGLNAEKNLPLVKRIYREGHEIGNHTFTHENVAKVSPERALLEMKLTRLLFECITGHSTILFRAPYNADSEPTTSEEIIPVALARQQNYLDIGESIDPEDWQPGIKADEIVKRVMQGIKQERGNIILLHDAGGDTREETIKALKILIPTLQKQGYHFTNLASILHKSKNELMPAVPKTKSYYIMQLNLVLATVIYGISHFLVALFTIFIILGIIRLLFMVYWAVKEKSKEKKLSNFPVLDTYPKVSIIVPAYNEEVNIVSSLHNLLKQSYPNFDVILVDDGSKDLTYTKAREEFAEHPKLKIFTKANGGKATALNFGISQTDAEYVVCIDADTKLQQDAVKFLIARFLNASAEEKIAAVAGNVKVGNQVNWLTKWQAIEYTTSQNFDRLAYANINAITVIPGAIGAFRRSVIDEVGGYSSDTLAEDCDITVKILREGYTVANENNAVAVTEAPETVKQFLKQRFRWTYGIMQMFWKQKQTFLNPKYKGLGLWAMPNILLFQYIIPFFSPFADVIMFFGILFGNGEKIFIYYLLFLLVDASLAIIAFLMQKEKLINLVYVIPQRFGYRWLMYIVLFRSLRRALKGEMQSWGFLKRTGNVKEITTS is encoded by the coding sequence GTGGAAAATTCAAAACAGGTTTTTCAAACAACTAATAAAAAACGCTGGAGAAATGTGCAGTGGGGATCCCGCATTTTTATCTTTGTCGGGATATTGCTTTTCCTGGCGTTGGCACTCATGATGAAACTGGATAAAAGTCCCAAAATCCCTTTTCATGAAGATTACAAAACCGTTATCACAGCAGGAAAGCCTTACCTTCAGGAGAATAGAATCTCAAAAGAATATAAGGGATTCAGAAGCTTTATTTCTGAAAAGACCATTCGTACCAATGTTTCCAAAATTGAGGAAGCAAAAGCAGAAAGATTAAAAAACCAAAACAGGAACTGGGCTCAATTTCCAGGAGGGATCCGTTCTGCTTTCTATGTAGCCTGGGATCCTCAATCCCTCATGTCTCTGAAAAGGAATGTTAAGCACATCAATTTAGTCTTTCCGGAATGGTTTTTCCTTGATCCTAAAACAGGAGATCTTAAAACCAACATCGATCCCGAAGGATATAAGGTTATAAAAAGAACGGGAGTTGCAGCGATGCCGATTCTCAGTAATAACTCAGACAGAGAATTCCGTGCTGAGGGCTTGGCAAAAGTACTTAACGATCCGTTAAGAAGAACCAAACTGATCCGGAAGCTTGCGGAGGAATGCGTGAAGTTTCATTTCAAAGGAATCAATATTGACTTTGAGGACATGAATCTGGATTCTGATGAAAATCTTATCGCTTTTATGAAAGAGCTTTCAGATAATTTTAAACAGAATAAGCTGCTGGTGACCATGGATATTATGACGGATAATGACGATTATAATATTCAAAAATTAAATCCTTACGTAGACTATTTTGTGTTGATGGCATACGATGAATATTCAGCTTCGGGGGATGCAGGACCTATCTCTTCTCAAAAATGGATTGAAGCTCAAACCGGGAAAATTTTAAAGAAAACAACGGCAAACAAGATTATTCTAGGTCTTGGGGCTTATGGATATGACTGGAGCTCAAATCCGGATGATAATATTTCGGTTTCCTATATGCAGGCTATTACTAAGGCCAGTGCAAGTAAATCGGTTATCAATTTTGATGACAATACTTTTAATCTCAACTATTCATACACAGATTTTAAGAATAATACCCATACGGTATTTTTTAATGATGCGGCATCGATTTTTAATACTATGCGCTTTTCTTCAGAATATCCTTTGGCGGGAACTGCACTTTGGAGATTGGGAAGCGAGGACAGCAGAATCTGGAATTTTTATGATAAAGATCTCACTTTTGCCGGCCTGCCTAAGCTAGATCTTAAAAAACTGGAGAATGTAAAAGGCCAGACCATGGTAGATTATATCGGAGATGGTGAAGTATTGGATGTCCTGAATACACCCCATGATGGGAAAATAGCTCTGGAAACAGATCCTAAAGAAAAAATTATTACGGATGAGAACTATATCACGTATCCAAGTTCTTATGAAGTGAAAAAATATGGTTGGGCACCACAGAAAGAACTGGTACTGACATTTGATGATGGTCCGGATGAAACGTATACTCCTCAGGTCCTTGATATCTTATCAAAATATCACGTTCCGGCTGCATTCTTTTTAATCGGCCTGAATGCTGAGAAAAATCTTCCTCTGGTAAAAAGAATCTACAGAGAGGGACATGAAATAGGAAACCATACTTTCACTCATGAAAATGTGGCCAAAGTAAGTCCGGAGAGGGCTTTATTAGAGATGAAACTGACGAGGCTCTTATTTGAATGCATAACCGGTCATAGCACGATCCTGTTCAGAGCACCTTATAATGCAGATTCCGAGCCTACAACCTCTGAAGAGATTATTCCCGTTGCCTTGGCCAGACAGCAGAATTATCTCGATATCGGTGAAAGTATAGATCCCGAAGACTGGCAACCTGGTATTAAAGCAGATGAGATCGTAAAACGTGTAATGCAGGGTATCAAGCAGGAGAGAGGAAATATTATTCTACTGCATGATGCTGGAGGAGACACAAGAGAAGAGACGATCAAAGCTCTGAAAATTTTAATTCCTACTTTGCAGAAGCAAGGTTATCATTTTACGAATCTGGCAAGCATTTTACATAAAAGTAAAAATGAGCTGATGCCTGCGGTTCCAAAAACCAAATCGTACTATATTATGCAGCTGAATCTTGTATTAGCGACTGTGATTTATGGGATTAGTCATTTTTTGGTGGCCTTATTTACCATCTTCATTATTTTAGGAATTATCCGTTTGTTATTTATGGTGTACTGGGCAGTTAAAGAAAAAAGCAAAGAGAAAAAGCTTTCAAATTTTCCCGTATTGGATACCTATCCTAAAGTATCTATTATTGTTCCTGCCTATAATGAGGAAGTTAATATTGTATCTTCTTTGCATAATTTATTAAAACAGTCCTATCCTAATTTTGATGTTATTCTTGTAGATGACGGAAGTAAAGATCTCACTTATACAAAGGCCAGGGAAGAATTTGCTGAACATCCTAAACTCAAGATTTTCACGAAAGCTAACGGAGGAAAAGCAACCGCTTTAAATTTTGGGATTTCACAAACCGATGCTGAATACGTTGTTTGTATCGATGCCGATACCAAACTGCAGCAAGATGCCGTGAAGTTTTTGATTGCAAGGTTTTTGAATGCCTCTGCTGAAGAGAAGATTGCAGCAGTTGCGGGAAATGTAAAAGTTGGAAATCAGGTCAACTGGCTTACAAAGTGGCAGGCGATAGAATATACAACAAGCCAGAATTTTGACAGGTTAGCTTATGCGAATATTAATGCAATTACAGTAATCCCGGGAGCAATCGGAGCGTTTAGGAGATCCGTAATTGATGAGGTAGGTGGATATTCTTCGGATACACTGGCTGAAGATTGTGATATTACGGTAAAAATTCTTAGAGAAGGATATACTGTGGCTAATGAAAACAATGCTGTTGCCGTAACAGAAGCTCCGGAGACGGTAAAACAGTTTTTAAAACAACGTTTCCGATGGACCTATGGAATTATGCAGATGTTCTGGAAGCAAAAACAAACCTTCTTAAACCCTAAATATAAAGGACTGGGACTTTGGGCAATGCCAAATATTTTATTGTTTCAATATATTATTCCGTTCTTTTCACCTTTTGCAGATGTCATTATGTTTTTTGGGATCTTATTTGGAAACGGAGAAAAAATATTTATATACTATTTACTTTTTCTTTTGGTTGATGCTTCCCTTGCAATCATTGCGTTTTTGATGCAAAAAGAAAAGCTGATCAATCTCGTGTATGTGATTCCGCAAAGATTCGGATACAGATGGCTGATGTATATTGTATTGTTCAGAAGCCTGAGAAGGGCCCTGAAAGGAGAAATGCAGTCCTGGGGATTTCTGAAAAGGACAGGGAATGTAAAGGAGATAACAACTTCTTAA
- a CDS encoding CinA family nicotinamide mononucleotide deamidase-related protein translates to MENAVLITIGDEILSGNTIDTNSNFIATELKNIGIKVSQIFTISDEIETIKDTLHAAFEIGDLVITTGGLGPTRDDKTKKALADFFNDEIALDEPTFEHLKKYMEKRGRLEILERNREQAFVPTKSTVFQNQYGTAPCMMMKYGDKLSFSLPGVPYEVKPLIKDQIIPYLKNTFSLQYITTRIVSVVGIPESILADIIEDWELSLPENLALSYLPVGTRVKLRLTASGHDENILNRQLEEEIQKLFPLVGENIIATTEDKIEKILGELLGEKKLTLSTAESCTGGELAKMITSNSGSSKYFIGGIVPYATEKKVEILKVSQSTVDEFTVVSEQVAEEMAKGCQRLFDTDISISTTGVAGPGKGEDGKDVGTVFYTIRIHDQAQNFKLYMPHLERLDFMNFVSQKIIQDLVSLLVNN, encoded by the coding sequence ATGGAAAATGCTGTTCTCATTACTATCGGAGACGAGATCCTTTCAGGAAATACAATAGATACCAATTCTAATTTTATTGCTACTGAACTTAAGAATATAGGGATAAAAGTTTCACAGATTTTCACGATTTCTGATGAAATTGAAACTATTAAGGATACTTTACATGCTGCTTTTGAGATAGGAGACCTTGTTATTACAACAGGTGGGCTGGGTCCTACAAGGGATGACAAAACTAAAAAAGCGCTTGCTGATTTTTTTAATGATGAAATAGCTCTGGATGAACCGACTTTCGAACATTTAAAAAAATATATGGAAAAAAGAGGCCGTCTGGAAATTCTGGAAAGAAACAGAGAACAGGCTTTTGTTCCTACTAAATCTACAGTTTTCCAGAATCAGTATGGGACTGCTCCATGTATGATGATGAAGTATGGTGATAAACTGAGCTTTAGTCTTCCCGGAGTGCCTTATGAAGTAAAGCCCCTGATCAAAGACCAGATTATTCCTTACCTAAAAAATACTTTTAGCTTACAGTATATCACCACAAGAATTGTTTCCGTAGTAGGAATTCCTGAAAGTATTTTAGCGGATATCATTGAGGATTGGGAGCTTTCGTTACCTGAGAATCTGGCTTTATCCTATCTTCCGGTGGGAACCCGCGTGAAGCTTCGCCTTACAGCATCTGGACATGATGAAAATATTCTGAACAGACAACTTGAGGAAGAGATTCAAAAACTCTTTCCATTGGTAGGTGAAAATATTATCGCTACTACTGAGGACAAAATTGAGAAAATATTAGGGGAACTTTTGGGTGAAAAAAAACTTACGCTTTCCACAGCCGAAAGCTGTACGGGGGGAGAATTGGCAAAAATGATCACTTCGAATTCAGGAAGTTCCAAATATTTTATAGGTGGAATTGTTCCCTATGCAACAGAAAAAAAAGTTGAAATTTTAAAAGTTTCTCAAAGCACGGTAGACGAATTTACGGTTGTAAGTGAACAGGTAGCTGAAGAAATGGCAAAGGGATGTCAGCGCTTATTTGATACGGATATTTCCATTTCTACAACTGGAGTTGCCGGACCGGGAAAAGGAGAGGATGGAAAGGATGTAGGAACCGTTTTCTATACAATCAGGATTCATGATCAGGCTCAAAACTTCAAACTTTATATGCCACATCTGGAAAGACTTGACTTTATGAATTTCGTTTCACAGAAAATTATTCAGGATTTGGTGAGCTTACTTGTAAATAATTAG
- a CDS encoding lipocalin family protein, which produces MKNFQKIVIPVSIGVLGFLIFNQCSVRVPKGAVPVTRFDSGRYLGKWYEIARFDYKFEKDMDNVTATYSQNPDGSIRVDNKGYNYVKKEWKESIGEARFVKDKTEARLKVSFFKPIWAGYNVIDIDENYQYALVAGNSLKYLWILSRTTEIPESIRLRFLEKAKRIGYNTDELIWVKHN; this is translated from the coding sequence ATGAAAAATTTTCAGAAAATAGTTATTCCTGTCTCGATAGGAGTTTTAGGATTTCTCATTTTTAATCAATGTTCTGTAAGGGTACCAAAAGGTGCTGTGCCTGTCACCCGTTTTGATTCCGGAAGATACCTGGGAAAATGGTATGAAATTGCCCGCTTCGATTATAAGTTTGAGAAAGACATGGACAATGTTACGGCAACCTATTCCCAAAATCCCGATGGAAGCATCCGGGTAGATAATAAAGGGTATAATTATGTGAAAAAAGAATGGAAAGAGTCCATAGGAGAGGCAAGGTTTGTAAAAGATAAAACGGAAGCCCGCTTAAAAGTTTCTTTTTTTAAACCTATTTGGGCAGGCTATAATGTGATTGATATCGATGAAAACTATCAGTATGCCTTAGTAGCAGGAAACAGCTTAAAATACCTGTGGATATTATCCAGAACGACTGAAATTCCGGAAAGCATAAGATTACGGTTTTTAGAAAAAGCAAAGAGAATAGGATATAATACGGATGAATTGATCTGGGTGAAGCATAATTAG
- a CDS encoding M13 family metallopeptidase, with protein MKKLNIGILAFSGMVFLNSCGTTKTAEKTTKTETPVATTQPVKEEVKEEGITLSYMDKSVRPQDDFFNYVNGNWVKNTQIPSDKASWGSFNALRENVDDASLDILNKILSEKYSDGSEGQKIQNLYASFMDVNKRNADGLAPIKGDLAKIDAIKNLNDLQKYLLDATRLGDNSFYGWRVGADMKNSKMNAVYLGGPDLGLGRDYYQKVNEANTKTLSEYTTYVGKLFGVLGYKNSTQAAENVVAFEKQLANYLLTLEQNRDANLRYNPKNVSELSGLVKNVNLAKYLADAGVKTDKVIVGELKYYQNMDQFITQKNLPLLKDYLKYHVINGNASNLDDGLEQIRFDFYSKYLQGQKEQRPMNKRGLSLVNGVLGEAFGKLYVEKYFTPEAKEQMETYIDYILKSFKTHINEMDWMSPETKVKAQEKLSKFTVKIAYPDKWKDYSALKVEAPSKGATLYSNLQNVAAWQYQRSLEKVGKPVDKTEWGMTPQTVNAYYSGSNNEIVFPAAILQPPFYNPKADAAVNFGGIGAVIGHEISHGFDDSGSRFDGDGNLNNWWTDADRKNFDAKVGQLAAQYNGYEPVKGSFVNGKFTSGENIGDLGGVAVAYDALQMYLKDHGNPGLISGFTQDQRFFMSWATVWRTKSTDQYMVNQVKTDPHSPGYFRAFGPLVNQDAFIKAFDIKPGDKLYKAPQDRIKIW; from the coding sequence ATGAAAAAGCTAAATATTGGGATACTTGCCTTTTCGGGTATGGTATTTTTAAATTCTTGCGGAACAACAAAAACTGCAGAAAAAACTACTAAAACAGAAACTCCGGTGGCAACTACACAACCCGTAAAAGAAGAGGTGAAAGAAGAAGGGATTACCCTTTCTTACATGGATAAAAGTGTTCGTCCTCAGGATGATTTCTTTAATTACGTGAACGGAAATTGGGTGAAAAATACACAGATTCCGTCTGATAAAGCAAGCTGGGGTTCCTTCAATGCATTGAGGGAAAATGTGGATGATGCTTCCCTTGATATTTTGAATAAAATCTTATCTGAAAAATATTCTGATGGTTCGGAAGGGCAAAAAATACAGAATTTGTATGCATCTTTTATGGATGTAAACAAAAGAAATGCTGATGGATTAGCTCCTATTAAAGGTGATCTGGCTAAAATTGATGCCATTAAAAACCTTAATGATCTTCAGAAATATCTTTTGGATGCGACAAGATTAGGTGACAATTCGTTCTATGGATGGAGAGTAGGTGCAGATATGAAGAATTCTAAAATGAATGCTGTTTATCTTGGTGGACCGGATCTCGGATTAGGAAGAGATTATTATCAAAAAGTAAATGAAGCCAATACCAAAACTTTGAGTGAGTATACTACTTATGTAGGAAAGCTATTCGGAGTATTAGGATATAAAAACTCTACCCAGGCTGCAGAAAATGTGGTTGCCTTTGAAAAACAATTGGCAAACTACCTTTTAACCCTGGAGCAGAACAGGGATGCCAATTTAAGATATAATCCTAAAAATGTTTCTGAGCTATCAGGATTGGTTAAAAATGTAAACCTGGCTAAATATCTTGCAGATGCCGGAGTAAAAACAGATAAAGTTATTGTAGGTGAATTGAAATATTATCAGAATATGGATCAGTTCATCACACAGAAGAATCTTCCATTATTGAAAGACTATTTAAAATATCATGTCATTAACGGTAATGCAAGCAACCTCGATGATGGTCTGGAGCAAATCCGTTTTGATTTCTACTCCAAATATCTTCAGGGACAAAAAGAACAACGTCCGATGAACAAAAGAGGGCTAAGCCTGGTGAATGGTGTTCTTGGTGAAGCTTTTGGAAAATTATATGTTGAGAAATACTTTACTCCTGAAGCAAAAGAGCAGATGGAAACTTATATTGATTACATTCTGAAATCGTTCAAGACGCATATCAATGAAATGGATTGGATGTCTCCGGAAACAAAAGTTAAAGCGCAGGAAAAACTTTCTAAGTTCACCGTAAAAATTGCTTATCCGGATAAGTGGAAAGATTATTCTGCATTGAAAGTAGAAGCACCATCTAAGGGAGCAACGTTATATTCTAACTTACAGAATGTTGCCGCTTGGCAATACCAGAGAAGTCTGGAAAAAGTAGGCAAGCCTGTTGATAAAACTGAGTGGGGAATGACTCCACAAACGGTAAATGCGTATTATAGCGGTTCAAATAATGAGATTGTATTCCCTGCTGCTATTCTTCAGCCTCCTTTCTATAACCCTAAAGCGGATGCCGCCGTTAACTTTGGTGGAATAGGAGCTGTTATCGGCCACGAAATTTCTCATGGTTTTGATGATAGTGGTTCCCGATTCGATGGAGATGGAAATCTGAATAACTGGTGGACAGATGCCGACCGTAAAAACTTTGATGCAAAAGTAGGACAGCTTGCAGCTCAGTATAACGGATATGAGCCTGTAAAGGGAAGTTTTGTAAACGGTAAGTTTACAAGCGGTGAAAACATTGGCGATCTTGGTGGAGTGGCGGTAGCATATGATGCATTGCAGATGTACCTTAAAGATCATGGAAATCCGGGATTAATCAGTGGATTTACCCAAGATCAGAGATTCTTCATGAGCTGGGCAACAGTTTGGAGAACTAAGTCTACGGATCAGTATATGGTAAATCAGGTGAAGACCGATCCGCATTCTCCTGGATATTTCAGAGCCTTTGGCCCATTGGTGAATCAGGATGCATTTATCAAAGCATTTGATATAAAACCTGGAGATAAGCTGTACAAAGCACCTCAGGATCGTATAAAAATTTGGTAA
- a CDS encoding LytTR family DNA-binding domain-containing protein, giving the protein MKIKAVIIDDEFIAREVLRNYLTKYCPQVEILGEAENIKDAVPLIAEKLPQLVFLDVEMPFGNAFDVLEATKDYTYETIFITAFSQYSLQALNKSASYYILKPIDIQELILAVNKVAESLEKKEELNRNKILLENLKVKPDNQQLILPTLQGFDVVKTEEIVRLQADGNFTLVYLTDGTKKMVCRFLKHFDDLLEAPFVRVHRSHIINTGFVKSYHKSGTVTLLDDAEIEVSGTFKEAFLKTFS; this is encoded by the coding sequence ATGAAAATAAAAGCTGTTATCATAGATGATGAGTTTATTGCAAGAGAGGTTCTAAGGAATTATCTTACAAAATATTGTCCTCAGGTAGAAATCCTCGGTGAAGCCGAAAATATAAAAGATGCCGTTCCTCTGATCGCTGAGAAGCTTCCGCAGCTTGTTTTTCTGGATGTGGAAATGCCATTCGGGAATGCTTTTGATGTCTTGGAAGCTACTAAGGATTACACCTATGAAACGATCTTTATAACTGCTTTTTCTCAATATTCCTTACAGGCTCTTAATAAGTCGGCCAGCTATTATATTTTAAAACCTATAGATATCCAGGAGCTGATTCTTGCCGTCAATAAAGTAGCAGAAAGCCTTGAAAAAAAGGAAGAGCTGAACCGGAATAAAATACTGTTGGAAAATCTCAAAGTAAAACCTGATAATCAGCAACTTATCCTGCCGACATTACAGGGATTTGATGTTGTGAAAACTGAAGAAATAGTAAGACTGCAGGCAGATGGAAATTTTACCCTCGTTTATCTTACTGACGGAACCAAAAAGATGGTATGCAGATTTTTAAAACATTTTGATGATCTTCTTGAAGCTCCCTTTGTCAGAGTTCATCGTTCACATATCATCAATACAGGTTTTGTTAAATCATATCACAAAAGCGGGACTGTTACTTTATTGGATGATGCTGAGATTGAGGTTTCAGGGACATTCAAAGAAGCTTTTCTTAAAACCTTTTCTTAG
- a CDS encoding type VI secretion system contractile sheath small subunit, whose product MAMFNYGVGGNEIKVDANEAIQEIQENKSLIVSQLTTDESYTPEIVTGLKTVDDVFKHFQPSISVQHETEDGSVINEEFRFQNLGDFTPKSLTQKSDYLQQLSMEQEQYNKIVRQLKTNKVLRSMLENEQTRAAFVEVLKEVAQELEK is encoded by the coding sequence ATGGCAATGTTTAATTATGGTGTTGGCGGAAACGAGATAAAAGTAGACGCTAATGAAGCTATTCAGGAAATCCAAGAGAATAAGTCATTAATTGTAAGCCAGCTTACTACCGATGAATCTTATACCCCTGAAATTGTAACAGGATTAAAGACTGTGGATGACGTCTTCAAACATTTTCAACCTTCGATAAGTGTACAACATGAAACGGAAGATGGTAGTGTAATCAATGAAGAATTCCGTTTTCAAAATCTGGGAGACTTCACTCCTAAAAGCCTTACGCAAAAATCAGATTATTTACAGCAACTTAGTATGGAACAGGAACAATATAATAAAATTGTCCGCCAGCTAAAAACCAATAAGGTTCTACGCAGTATGCTGGAAAATGAGCAGACAAGAGCTGCATTTGTGGAAGTGTTGAAAGAAGTGGCACAAGAACTTGAAAAATAA